A genome region from Streptomyces sp. S4.7 includes the following:
- a CDS encoding non-ribosomal peptide synthetase has protein sequence MEGVMIPLSFAQRRLWFLERLGSLGSAYNVPHVFRLRGSVDQDALRVAFDDVLERHEVLRTVIGEGDDGTPFQVIRDPRAVGSVLSVVSCAPERVDGLVAEEAGRGFDLSAELPIRVTLLVAGAEQATLAIVLHHIATDGLSVGPLLRDLRTAYTARVAGQAPGWEPLPVQYADYALWQRETLGEAADPDSVIAKQTRHWADVLDGVPETLELPVDRPRPAAATTAPGDTVHFAIGQELHQALGELAGRCGATMFMVLHAGLAGLLTRLGAGSDLPIGTLIAGRSDPALDDLVGVFLNTVVLRTDTAGDPTFAELVARARQTDLDAYANQDVPFDHLVETLNPVRSAGRNPLFQVMLELHAAQRDVGPLRFAGLELESVPIPATNAKVDLLFSVFERHGGDGSGLGADGALAFATDLFDRGTAEVLAERLVRLLRSAVAGPDRRLSELEVLSSVERQRILREWNGASLALPDRTVPELFTAWAHADPDGVAVYAVDGSTVSYGGLNARANRIAHHLMSLGAGPEGHVGVMLEHSADLLAVLLGVLKTGAAYAPLDPAHPAERTAYVLADTAAALLVTDKELRGDVPASFTGRVVTLEEDAFVSCPDADPVVVVDPESLVYTMYTSGSTGRPKGVMATHRSLLNYLWWAVDGYRATAGGRGAPLVGSINFDLSVPNFFLPLICGESVTILPPDPHLEHLAGHLQQPNDYSLLKITPGHLDALRAQLPPGTRLDSVRTYVVGADEVRPETITAWQQIAPRATLINEYGPTETIVGCSIHTIDAAFDPHRPVPIGTPIANTRMYVLDPALQPVPAGTNGELYIAGTCVTRGYLNRPALTAHRFVADPYGPPGTRMYRTGDLARHYPNGQIEFLGRIDHQIKINGYRIELGEIEAALTAHPDIADAVATAPTTVDGRKHLTAHVVPKPGTNPTPTTIRDHLTRTLPHYMIPTTYTTLTHLPLTTAGKIDRTQLPTPATTPTTTTTQHTPQPPHQTTLTTLIDQTLNLPPGTTTPHDNFFNLGGDSITSLQLVSAARKAGLTLTPHDVYQAVDVAALADQTSPSDKAEGAAYPTLLPIRTDGTGPALFCVHPANGVAWAYFELARELPPEQRVYGLQARTDELPDSLADMAADYVRQIRTVQPEGPYRLAGWCIGGVIAFEIARQLERAGERVDLLCLIGPHPLGLLDAIGDLHEEHTFRRLVEAFTGEAPQNAPSRAEVIEVLERNPSLRQSFPESHIPVLVDLYVNTDRLEWNYRPRQGEFSGDVLLFTPAQDHGGDTDLLEDSWRPYLSGRLVSHVVDCDTDSLLSAPHTARVGAVLGGELNRPGGRPERQEEGVRG, from the coding sequence ATGGAAGGTGTCATGATTCCCCTCTCGTTTGCGCAGCGGCGTCTGTGGTTCCTGGAGCGGCTCGGTTCGCTGGGCAGTGCTTACAACGTGCCGCATGTGTTCCGGCTGCGGGGTTCTGTCGACCAGGATGCGTTGCGGGTGGCGTTCGATGATGTGTTGGAGCGTCATGAGGTGTTGCGGACGGTTATCGGTGAGGGCGACGACGGGACGCCGTTCCAGGTCATCAGGGATCCGCGGGCTGTCGGTTCGGTCCTGTCCGTTGTCTCGTGTGCTCCTGAGCGGGTGGACGGGTTGGTCGCGGAGGAGGCCGGCCGGGGTTTCGATCTGTCGGCGGAGTTGCCGATCCGGGTGACGCTTTTGGTTGCGGGTGCGGAGCAGGCGACGTTGGCGATCGTCCTGCATCACATTGCGACGGACGGGTTGTCGGTCGGGCCGCTGCTGCGTGATTTGCGTACTGCTTATACCGCGCGTGTCGCGGGGCAGGCGCCGGGCTGGGAGCCGTTGCCGGTGCAGTACGCCGATTACGCGCTCTGGCAGCGGGAGACGCTCGGGGAGGCCGCCGATCCCGACAGCGTCATCGCCAAGCAGACGCGGCACTGGGCCGATGTCCTGGACGGTGTCCCGGAAACCCTGGAACTTCCCGTCGACCGGCCGCGTCCTGCCGCCGCTACTACGGCGCCCGGCGATACCGTGCACTTCGCCATCGGGCAGGAACTCCACCAGGCTCTGGGTGAGTTGGCGGGGCGTTGCGGGGCGACGATGTTCATGGTGTTGCACGCGGGTCTGGCGGGTTTGCTGACTCGGTTGGGTGCGGGTAGTGATCTGCCGATCGGTACGCTGATCGCCGGGCGTTCCGATCCGGCGTTGGATGATCTGGTCGGTGTGTTCCTCAACACGGTGGTGCTGCGGACGGACACGGCGGGTGATCCGACGTTCGCCGAGTTGGTCGCCCGGGCGCGCCAGACGGATCTGGATGCCTATGCCAACCAGGACGTTCCGTTCGACCATCTCGTCGAGACGCTGAACCCGGTCCGCTCCGCCGGCCGGAACCCCCTCTTCCAGGTCATGCTCGAACTCCATGCCGCGCAGCGAGACGTTGGCCCGCTGCGCTTCGCTGGCCTGGAACTCGAGTCGGTCCCGATCCCGGCCACGAACGCCAAGGTGGATCTGTTGTTCTCGGTGTTTGAGCGGCATGGTGGGGATGGGTCGGGGTTGGGTGCGGATGGTGCGCTGGCGTTTGCGACGGATTTGTTCGATCGTGGTACCGCGGAGGTGTTGGCGGAGCGGTTGGTGCGGTTGCTGCGCTCGGCTGTCGCGGGTCCGGACCGGCGGTTGTCGGAGTTGGAGGTGCTGTCGTCTGTCGAGCGGCAGCGGATTCTGCGGGAGTGGAACGGGGCCTCGCTCGCGCTGCCGGACCGTACTGTGCCGGAGTTGTTCACGGCCTGGGCGCATGCTGATCCCGATGGTGTCGCGGTGTATGCCGTGGACGGGAGCACGGTGAGTTACGGGGGGTTGAATGCCCGGGCGAACCGGATCGCTCATCACCTCATGTCCCTGGGGGCGGGGCCGGAGGGGCATGTGGGGGTCATGCTTGAGCACAGTGCGGATCTGCTTGCGGTGTTGTTGGGTGTGCTGAAGACGGGTGCGGCCTATGCGCCGCTGGATCCGGCGCATCCGGCGGAGCGCACGGCTTATGTGCTGGCCGACACCGCGGCGGCGCTTCTGGTCACGGACAAGGAGTTGCGGGGCGACGTTCCGGCGTCGTTCACCGGCCGGGTCGTCACGCTGGAAGAGGATGCCTTCGTCTCCTGTCCGGACGCCGATCCGGTGGTGGTGGTTGATCCGGAAAGTCTGGTCTACACGATGTACACCAGTGGTTCGACCGGTCGTCCCAAGGGTGTGATGGCTACCCACCGGTCGCTGCTGAATTATCTGTGGTGGGCCGTTGACGGTTACCGGGCCACTGCCGGCGGCCGGGGTGCGCCGCTGGTTGGGTCGATCAACTTCGACCTGTCGGTGCCCAACTTCTTCCTGCCTTTGATCTGCGGGGAGTCCGTCACCATCCTGCCGCCCGACCCGCACCTGGAGCATCTGGCGGGGCATCTTCAGCAGCCGAACGATTACAGCCTGCTGAAGATCACTCCCGGGCATCTGGACGCGCTGCGTGCCCAACTGCCGCCCGGGACGCGGCTGGACAGTGTGCGTACCTACGTCGTCGGGGCCGACGAGGTCCGTCCCGAGACGATCACCGCCTGGCAGCAGATCGCCCCCCGGGCGACGCTCATCAACGAGTACGGCCCGACGGAGACCATCGTCGGGTGCAGTATCCATACCATCGATGCCGCCTTCGATCCGCACCGGCCGGTGCCGATCGGCACCCCGATCGCCAACACCCGCATGTACGTCCTGGACCCGGCACTGCAGCCCGTCCCGGCGGGCACCAACGGTGAGCTGTACATCGCCGGGACCTGCGTGACCCGCGGCTACCTCAACCGCCCGGCGCTGACCGCGCACCGCTTCGTGGCCGACCCCTACGGCCCGCCCGGCACCCGCATGTACCGCACCGGCGACCTCGCCCGCCACTACCCCAACGGCCAGATCGAGTTCCTCGGCCGCATCGACCACCAGATCAAAATCAACGGCTACCGCATCGAACTCGGCGAGATCGAAGCCGCCCTCACCGCCCACCCCGACATCGCCGACGCCGTCGCCACCGCCCCCACCACCGTCGACGGACGCAAACACCTCACCGCCCACGTCGTCCCCAAACCCGGCACCAACCCCACCCCCACCACCATCCGCGACCACCTCACCCGCACCCTGCCCCACTACATGATCCCCACCACCTACACCACCCTCACCCACCTCCCCCTCACCACCGCGGGCAAGATCGACCGCACCCAACTCCCCACACCCGCAACCACACCCACAACCACAACCACCCAGCACACCCCACAACCCCCCCACCAAACCACCCTCACCACCCTCATCGACCAAACCCTCAACCTCCCCCCCGGCACCACCACACCCCACGACAACTTCTTCAACCTCGGCGGCGACAGCATCACCTCCCTCCAACTCGTCAGCGCCGCACGCAAAGCCGGACTCACCCTCACACCGCACGACGTGTACCAAGCGGTGGACGTCGCGGCACTGGCCGACCAGACCAGCCCGTCCGACAAAGCCGAAGGGGCCGCCTACCCGACGCTGCTGCCCATCAGGACGGACGGCACCGGACCTGCGCTGTTCTGCGTGCATCCGGCCAATGGTGTGGCGTGGGCGTACTTCGAGCTGGCGCGGGAGCTGCCGCCGGAGCAGCGCGTGTACGGCCTCCAGGCGCGTACCGACGAGCTTCCGGACTCCCTCGCGGACATGGCCGCCGACTATGTCCGCCAGATCCGTACGGTGCAGCCGGAAGGGCCGTACCGGCTTGCGGGGTGGTGCATCGGAGGGGTCATCGCGTTCGAGATCGCCCGCCAGCTCGAGCGCGCCGGCGAGCGGGTGGATCTGCTCTGCCTGATCGGGCCGCATCCCCTGGGGCTCCTGGACGCGATCGGCGATCTGCACGAGGAGCACACGTTCCGCAGGCTCGTCGAGGCGTTCACCGGTGAGGCCCCGCAGAACGCACCATCGCGGGCCGAGGTCATTGAGGTGCTGGAGCGGAACCCGTCGCTCCGGCAGAGTTTTCCCGAGTCCCATATTCCGGTCCTGGTCGACCTGTACGTGAACACGGACCGGCTGGAGTGGAACTACCGGCCGCGACAGGGGGAGTTCTCGGGGGACGTCCTGTTGTTCACGCCCGCCCAGGATCACGGCGGTGACACCGACCTCCTGGAGGACTCCTGGCGACCGTACCTGTCGGGTCGCCTCGTCAGTCACGTCGTCGACTGCGACACCGACAGTCTGCTCAGTGCCCCGCACACCGCGCGCGTCGGCGCCGTGCTCGGGGGTGAACTCAACCGTCCGGGCGGCCGTCCCGAACGCCAAGAAGAAGGAGTACGAGGATGA
- a CDS encoding MbtH family protein — protein MTNPFEDEDAEYLVLVNEENQHSLWPAFAAVPDGWRVAHPASSRESCLEHIERNWTDMRPKSLIDRMEARA, from the coding sequence ATGACCAACCCGTTCGAAGACGAGGACGCCGAATACCTGGTCCTGGTCAACGAGGAGAACCAGCACTCCCTTTGGCCCGCCTTCGCGGCCGTGCCGGACGGCTGGCGTGTCGCCCACCCTGCGAGTTCCCGGGAGAGCTGCCTCGAGCACATCGAGCGGAACTGGACCGACATGCGGCCCAAGAGCCTGATCGACCGTATGGAGGCCCGTGCCTGA
- a CDS encoding class I SAM-dependent methyltransferase, translating into MAAGEAREHEAEVLDSFYGTFPYPWRPMRLDRLTDPDLHAALVCQDLGDYTATRLRPDGDIWVAGCGTNQALITALRFPNARVLGTDASAEVLRVCGENARQLGVTNLSLRQEGLSQAAYHAQFDLVICTGVIHHNPDPPACLARLAEALRPDGVLELMVYNTFHRQEPMAFQGALRLLGNGRDTHAARLEMARRLADSIPLGSLLAQRLAAFDGPVEAWADMWINPCEHSYTVDTLWDMASSCGLHVEAPIADTFSESGEGGLWHLDFGDADLQESFDTLADRARWQVVNQLLLDCSPMLWFYLTPESGRRVTEAERSEAFLTTTFVRTAATRQGFMAVPDGGYRKLDRVNPFPVGRPSEAVKDVFEAVDGVRTMGHILGALGREVSPDSTHRLRMQLATSRFPFLRTVEKA; encoded by the coding sequence ATGGCAGCTGGAGAAGCCAGGGAACATGAGGCTGAGGTCCTCGATTCCTTCTACGGCACCTTCCCCTACCCTTGGCGCCCCATGCGCCTGGACCGGCTCACCGACCCGGACCTGCACGCCGCGCTGGTCTGCCAGGACCTGGGTGACTACACGGCAACCCGGCTCCGGCCCGACGGCGACATCTGGGTGGCCGGCTGCGGAACCAACCAGGCTCTGATCACCGCCCTGCGGTTTCCGAACGCGCGGGTACTGGGCACCGATGCCTCCGCGGAGGTGCTCCGGGTGTGCGGCGAGAATGCTCGTCAGCTCGGTGTGACCAACCTTTCACTGCGGCAGGAAGGGCTGTCGCAGGCCGCTTACCACGCACAGTTCGACCTGGTCATCTGTACGGGCGTCATCCACCACAATCCCGACCCTCCGGCATGTCTGGCCCGGCTGGCCGAAGCGCTGCGGCCCGACGGCGTCCTGGAACTGATGGTCTACAACACCTTCCACCGTCAGGAGCCGATGGCGTTCCAAGGCGCGTTGCGCCTGCTGGGCAATGGCCGGGACACCCACGCGGCCCGTCTCGAGATGGCTCGCAGACTCGCCGACTCGATCCCACTCGGGAGCCTGCTGGCGCAGAGACTCGCCGCGTTTGACGGCCCGGTCGAGGCGTGGGCCGATATGTGGATCAATCCCTGTGAACACAGCTATACCGTGGACACGCTGTGGGATATGGCGTCGTCGTGCGGTCTGCATGTCGAGGCGCCCATCGCCGACACGTTCTCCGAGAGCGGCGAGGGGGGGCTGTGGCATCTGGACTTCGGCGACGCGGACTTGCAGGAGAGCTTCGATACCCTCGCCGACCGGGCCCGCTGGCAGGTCGTCAACCAACTCCTGCTGGATTGCTCGCCCATGCTCTGGTTCTACCTCACCCCGGAGTCCGGTCGCCGTGTGACCGAGGCCGAACGGAGTGAGGCGTTCCTGACCACGACCTTTGTTCGGACCGCCGCCACCCGGCAGGGGTTCATGGCCGTACCCGACGGGGGGTACCGGAAACTGGACCGGGTCAATCCGTTCCCCGTCGGGCGACCCTCCGAAGCGGTCAAGGACGTCTTCGAAGCGGTCGACGGAGTACGTACGATGGGGCATATCCTCGGCGCTCTCGGACGCGAGGTCAGCCCGGACTCGACACACCGGCTTCGAATGCAACTGGCCACGAGCCGGTTCCCCTTTCTTCGCACGGTCGAGAAGGCCTGA
- a CDS encoding helix-turn-helix domain-containing protein, producing the protein MMADRDEAVLGLSDVVHAHRRDAGLTQRQLADLSGLSERAIRDLESGRAANPRRETIRLLGDALRLGTDQRVRLEVAARGRPTDGELQAIMRSATVPPPAPVTPMLGREAEFEGVVRLLTHERHRLVRIVGIAGVGKTTMAMEVAGHLHAHGRTPVFWLSADAQPGHGTAVGDLTGASALLHSQVQESLANGDHGVGRLRGLIGRRGALIVIDGQNERWMPLARVLLLLRTVPTVQVLSTGWASASAMADPPFTLLPLQVPGKELDDDPAALTENPSVQLMMSCLRQVRPELELNVSTAPAVARLCRAFDGLPAALVLAARWSALMSLEQLAELAEKDQMLLALTPGANTGEFRAVLESLNAAGESLTPPQRKMLRVVARLDAPWSIEDLSSLVGAPPTEVARDVYAMLMHGLLRRVDAPGRSLFKILHLVRALQDLTPATAANGFRPSRPCEERGTGSWPVAFEAGVSSPG; encoded by the coding sequence ATGATGGCCGATCGTGACGAAGCGGTGCTGGGCCTCAGCGACGTGGTGCACGCGCACCGGCGGGACGCGGGACTGACGCAGCGTCAGCTGGCGGATCTCAGCGGGCTGAGCGAGCGCGCGATTCGGGACCTGGAGTCCGGACGCGCGGCCAACCCTCGCCGCGAGACCATCCGGCTGCTGGGCGACGCGCTGAGGCTCGGCACCGATCAGCGCGTCCGGCTGGAGGTCGCCGCACGAGGCAGGCCGACGGACGGCGAGCTGCAGGCGATCATGAGGTCCGCGACCGTCCCGCCGCCGGCCCCGGTCACCCCGATGCTCGGCCGGGAGGCCGAGTTCGAGGGAGTGGTCAGGCTGTTGACCCATGAGCGGCACCGCCTGGTCCGCATCGTCGGCATCGCCGGGGTCGGCAAGACCACGATGGCCATGGAGGTCGCGGGCCATCTGCACGCCCACGGCCGGACCCCAGTCTTCTGGCTGTCGGCGGATGCGCAGCCCGGCCACGGCACCGCGGTGGGCGACCTGACCGGGGCATCGGCGCTGCTCCATTCCCAGGTCCAGGAGTCGCTCGCCAACGGCGACCACGGGGTCGGCAGGCTGCGCGGGCTGATCGGCCGGCGGGGTGCGCTGATCGTCATCGACGGCCAGAACGAACGGTGGATGCCACTGGCACGGGTGCTCCTCCTGCTGCGCACCGTACCCACCGTCCAGGTGCTGAGCACCGGCTGGGCGTCGGCCTCCGCTATGGCCGATCCACCGTTCACGTTGCTGCCGCTGCAGGTGCCGGGCAAGGAGCTCGACGACGATCCGGCCGCGCTGACCGAGAACCCGTCCGTGCAGCTGATGATGTCCTGCCTGCGCCAGGTGCGGCCCGAGCTGGAACTGAACGTGTCCACCGCGCCGGCGGTGGCGCGCCTCTGCCGGGCCTTCGACGGCCTGCCAGCCGCGCTCGTGCTGGCGGCCCGCTGGAGCGCGCTGATGAGCCTCGAGCAGCTCGCCGAACTGGCGGAGAAGGACCAGATGCTGCTCGCCCTCACCCCGGGGGCCAATACCGGAGAGTTCCGCGCCGTACTGGAGTCCCTCAACGCTGCGGGGGAGTCGCTCACTCCCCCGCAGAGGAAGATGCTGCGCGTGGTGGCCCGCCTTGACGCGCCCTGGTCGATCGAAGACCTGTCGTCACTCGTCGGCGCGCCGCCCACCGAGGTGGCCAGGGACGTCTACGCGATGCTCATGCATGGGCTGCTGCGGCGCGTCGACGCTCCCGGCCGCTCCCTGTTCAAGATTCTCCACCTCGTCCGTGCGCTCCAGGACCTCACCCCGGCGACGGCCGCGAACGGATTCAGGCCTTCTCGACCGTGCGAAGAAAGGGGAACCGGCTCGTGGCCAGTTGCATTCGAAGCCGGTGTGTCGAGTCCGGGCTGA
- a CDS encoding MFS transporter has translation MPAILRRRNFVLLWLAGLISETGDWLLITGMPIYVYYLTGSPLITSTVFIVEMVPVVLLSSFAGVMIDRWNRGRVLLIIPLAQAVLLGPLLFVHSSAELWVVYLVAAAQAVLGQFVEPARTAVLPALVEPDQLGTANGLMGASSNLGRLVGSSLGGLALVGGSLDTIVIADAATFLLAGGLIAVTRFGTGSAPVEPSRPVSVVRAWRDGLSLIVGHRGICGTFVSMALSSMAQGLFLVLFIVFVDRRLHGGSAEMGLLRGIQAIGGLAGGLLVGLVGGRLGADRAITFGALGVGALSLAVWNGPYATTAIALYVGLFIAIGVPGMFHTAGTMTYLQLQTPPDSMGRVVGALLSVYGGFQVLGMLAAGVLADRLSVTVILEFQAGLYLLAALVARLTVRLGDQGRGGTRPRCS, from the coding sequence ATGCCGGCAATTCTGCGCCGCCGCAACTTCGTACTGCTCTGGCTGGCTGGCCTGATCTCCGAGACCGGCGACTGGCTGTTGATCACTGGCATGCCGATCTACGTGTACTACCTGACCGGCTCGCCGCTCATCACCTCCACGGTGTTCATCGTTGAGATGGTGCCGGTCGTGCTGCTCTCCTCGTTCGCCGGGGTGATGATCGACCGCTGGAACCGCGGCCGGGTGCTGCTGATCATTCCGCTGGCGCAGGCGGTGCTGCTGGGCCCGCTGCTGTTCGTGCACTCCTCCGCCGAACTGTGGGTGGTCTACCTGGTCGCGGCCGCGCAGGCGGTGCTGGGGCAGTTCGTCGAACCGGCCAGGACAGCGGTGCTGCCCGCCCTGGTCGAACCCGACCAACTCGGCACCGCTAACGGCCTGATGGGGGCGAGCTCCAATCTGGGGAGGCTGGTCGGCAGCTCGCTGGGCGGGCTGGCGCTGGTCGGCGGTTCGCTGGACACCATCGTGATCGCCGACGCGGCGACCTTCCTGCTCGCCGGAGGGCTGATCGCGGTCACCCGGTTCGGCACCGGGTCCGCGCCGGTCGAGCCGTCCCGCCCGGTCTCGGTCGTCCGGGCGTGGCGGGACGGGCTCTCGCTGATCGTCGGCCACCGGGGTATCTGCGGCACTTTCGTGAGCATGGCCCTCAGCTCCATGGCGCAGGGCCTGTTCCTCGTGCTGTTCATCGTCTTCGTGGACCGGCGGCTGCACGGAGGTTCGGCCGAGATGGGACTGCTCAGAGGCATTCAGGCGATCGGCGGGCTGGCCGGAGGGCTGCTGGTCGGTCTGGTGGGCGGGCGGCTGGGCGCCGACCGGGCCATCACGTTCGGCGCGCTCGGAGTCGGCGCCCTGTCGCTCGCCGTCTGGAACGGCCCGTACGCCACGACCGCGATCGCGCTCTACGTCGGGTTGTTCATCGCGATCGGCGTTCCGGGAATGTTCCACACGGCCGGCACCATGACCTACCTGCAGCTCCAGACACCGCCCGACAGTATGGGGCGGGTCGTGGGCGCGCTGCTGTCGGTGTACGGCGGCTTCCAGGTGCTGGGGATGCTCGCGGCGGGCGTGCTCGCGGACCGGCTGAGCGTCACGGTCATCCTCGAGTTCCAGGCGGGTCTCTACCTTCTCGCCGCGCTCGTCGCCCGCCTGACGGTGCGACTGGGCGACCAGGGACGGGGAGGAACCCGACCCCGGTGCTCGTGA
- a CDS encoding Zn-dependent hydrolase: protein MRANANTNTMNFCDLRIAGERLLSRLDRLRAIGATPAGGVDRPAFGAADRAARDFTSRLMAEAGLLVETDTAGNLIGRLPGPSPRKDWLVLGSHLDTVPDGGALDGAYGVLAVVEVLQVLHERGIRPAVPIAAVAFANEEGAPGTPAMSGSAALAGVLNPAQIAAHQVPGSVLATGLAAVGGDAARVREAAWVAGTIAAYLELHIEQGPVLERERVPVGLVTAITGRTSVDITVAGMTNHAGTTPMLDRRDALAAAAQLILAVQRLAEPTGPVRVATVGHCVVEPNAWNVVPGSVTLRADIRDVSGAAMCKAVDSLRNTAGQVAAESGVTVDLAVSQVVDPVDCAPHLAGLISGACAELGLEHLALPSGAGHDAQLIGLAAPIGMIFVPSIGGISHAPAEATAPTDLVHGANVLLHTVLAYDRDHSR from the coding sequence ATGAGGGCCAACGCCAACACCAACACCATGAACTTCTGCGACCTGCGGATCGCGGGTGAGCGGCTGCTGAGCCGCCTCGACCGGCTCCGGGCGATCGGCGCGACACCCGCGGGCGGGGTCGACCGCCCGGCCTTTGGAGCCGCCGACCGCGCGGCACGGGACTTCACGAGCAGGCTGATGGCGGAGGCCGGCCTGCTGGTCGAGACCGACACGGCGGGCAACCTCATCGGCCGCCTGCCCGGCCCCTCGCCCCGCAAGGACTGGCTGGTGCTCGGGTCGCACCTGGACACGGTGCCCGACGGCGGGGCACTCGACGGGGCGTACGGCGTGCTCGCGGTGGTCGAGGTGCTCCAGGTCCTGCACGAGCGGGGGATCCGGCCGGCGGTGCCGATCGCCGCCGTCGCCTTCGCGAACGAGGAGGGCGCTCCGGGCACTCCGGCCATGAGCGGGTCCGCCGCGCTCGCGGGGGTCCTGAACCCGGCACAGATCGCGGCCCACCAGGTGCCCGGAAGCGTGCTCGCGACCGGTCTCGCCGCCGTCGGCGGCGACGCCGCAAGGGTGCGGGAGGCCGCCTGGGTGGCCGGGACGATCGCCGCCTACCTCGAGCTCCACATCGAGCAGGGACCGGTGCTGGAGCGGGAACGCGTACCGGTCGGTCTGGTGACGGCGATCACCGGCCGCACCTCCGTCGACATCACCGTCGCCGGCATGACCAACCACGCGGGGACGACGCCGATGCTCGACCGCAGGGACGCGCTCGCCGCCGCGGCCCAGCTGATCCTCGCCGTCCAGCGTCTCGCCGAGCCGACCGGGCCGGTACGCGTCGCGACGGTCGGCCACTGCGTGGTCGAACCCAACGCGTGGAACGTGGTGCCGGGGAGCGTCACGCTCCGCGCCGACATCCGGGACGTCTCCGGCGCGGCTATGTGCAAGGCGGTGGACTCACTGCGGAACACCGCGGGGCAGGTGGCCGCCGAATCCGGGGTCACGGTCGACCTGGCCGTGAGCCAGGTCGTCGATCCGGTGGACTGCGCCCCCCACCTGGCCGGTCTGATCTCCGGGGCCTGCGCCGAACTGGGGCTGGAGCACCTCGCGCTGCCCAGCGGAGCGGGGCACGACGCCCAGCTCATCGGCCTGGCCGCGCCCATCGGCATGATCTTCGTGCCGAGCATCGGCGGAATCAGCCACGCGCCGGCCGAGGCGACCGCTCCGACGGACCTCGTCCACGGCGCGAACGTGCTCCTGCACACCGTCCTGGCCTACGACCGGGACCACAGCCGCTGA
- a CDS encoding transposase family protein → MVGNSARALVISNRRITGLTADVIAELVAEVGPLWHERHQARLASRPRKRAMGAGAKHRLVFVDRLLATLVHLRHGTTHDVLACWFGVDRSTITRAINEVRPLLAERGCTISPDVRLRTLAEVVDHLGATGKTGIIDGTEIRVRRPAQGRKDRDKFISGKNKQNAVKSMVVTDGEGRMLWCSPTKPGSCADITHARQLGLVELLAGGPAVEILADAGYQGLGAQTGGRVVTPPHRKFKKNAPDWYEDMYERQRKAHSSRRIRVEHGIAHLKNWRALARHLGRREHMSDTVQAIAGLLSHQQGADLTSARQM, encoded by the coding sequence GTGGTGGGGAACTCGGCTCGTGCACTGGTCATCAGCAACCGGCGGATCACGGGCCTGACGGCCGATGTGATCGCTGAACTCGTCGCCGAAGTGGGGCCGTTGTGGCACGAGCGCCACCAGGCCAGGCTTGCCTCCCGGCCGCGCAAGCGGGCCATGGGCGCCGGCGCGAAGCACCGGCTGGTGTTTGTCGACCGGCTGCTGGCCACTCTCGTCCATCTCCGTCACGGGACTACCCACGACGTGCTGGCCTGCTGGTTTGGCGTGGACCGCTCCACCATCACCCGGGCCATCAACGAGGTGCGGCCCCTGCTCGCCGAGCGAGGGTGCACCATCAGCCCCGACGTACGGCTGCGGACTCTGGCCGAAGTCGTCGACCATCTCGGCGCGACAGGGAAGACCGGCATCATCGACGGCACCGAGATCCGGGTCCGGCGGCCGGCCCAAGGACGCAAGGACCGGGACAAGTTCATCTCCGGCAAGAACAAGCAGAACGCCGTCAAATCCATGGTGGTCACGGACGGCGAAGGACGCATGCTGTGGTGCAGCCCGACCAAGCCCGGGAGTTGCGCGGACATCACCCACGCACGCCAGTTGGGGCTGGTGGAGCTCCTGGCCGGTGGGCCTGCGGTCGAGATCCTCGCCGATGCCGGCTACCAGGGGCTCGGCGCACAGACCGGCGGACGCGTGGTGACGCCACCGCACCGCAAGTTCAAGAAGAACGCCCCGGACTGGTACGAGGATATGTACGAGCGCCAGCGCAAGGCGCACTCCTCACGCCGTATCCGGGTCGAGCACGGCATCGCACATCTCAAGAACTGGCGGGCACTCGCACGCCACCTCGGCCGCCGCGAGCACATGAGCGACACGGTCCAGGCCATCGCCGGCCTGCTGTCTCATCAGCAGGGCGCAGACCTGACATCGGCACGGCAGATGTGA